DNA sequence from the Streptomyces sp. CA-210063 genome:
CACTTCGCGGTACGAGGTCGTGGTGCACGGCAGGTCCGCGCACGCGGGTCTTGAACCGCAGAAGGGGGTCAACGCGGCGGTCGAGGCCGCGCACCAGGTGCTGTCGATCGCGGAGCTCGGGGCGTCGACGGAAACCGTCGTGACCTTCGCGGCCGATGGCGGTGCCGGTTCCCTGCCGAGCGGCGTGACCGTCACACCCACCCTGTTGTCGGCCGGCAGTTCACGCAACACGGTGCCCGCGCTGGCCCGGTTGTCGGTGGACGTACGTGTACCGACCGCCGTGGCGCAGGACCGGATCGACGAGCTCATGCACGCACTCACCGCCCGGCTGCCAGGAGCCCGGCTGGAGGTCCTGGGCGGCCGACAACGGCCGCCCATGGAACCGGAGTCCTCCGCCGAACTGTTCACCCTGGCCTCCCGGCTCGCCACCGAACTGGGCCAGGAACCACCGCGCGGCATCGCCGTCGGCGGTGCCTCGGACGGCAACCACACCGCGGCGGCGGGGTGTCCGACCCTCGACGGCCTGGGCGCCGTGGGTGGTGGCGCGCACGCGGACACCGAGCACGTGGAGGTCGCGTGGATGGTGCCCCGGGCCCGCCTCCTCGCCCAACTCGTCGCACGGACACGGGGATGAGGGGATGAGGGGATCACGCATCCACCGGCTGGAAATCATGCGTCTGTTCCAAGGAAGGCGATGGGTCATGTTTCAGAAAGTGGACGAGCTCGATCTCGGGGAAAGACGTGGGAGTTACCCCGTGGCCGGACTCTCGGGCTTCTTCGCGCAGCTCGCGCGGCGGGGGATCATGGCGTTTTACATCGCCATAGTCATCGTCCTGCTCGTCGACAGGCCCCCGGACATGCTCACCAGGGGCGCCGCCATGTCGGCCGTGCTGGTCGGCCTGATCGGATACCTGCTGGCGTGGCGCCGTCTGACAGCCCGGCTGGGGCTCAGGAGGTGCTACCTCTACACGGACGGCGTGGTCGTCACCAACTGGTTCGGCCGTGTGCAGGACTGCGTGTCGTGGCGCAACGTGAGGGAGCTGGACGGCCTCAGCGCCCAGTCCCTCGTCTTCAGCTTCCACCGGCTCGAACTCTGGCGACGCGATCGCGGCAAACCGCTGCGCCTCGTGGCCCTGGGAATGAACCCCAAACTGACGTACGCCCTGTATGACGAGGCGAAACGGAACGGCGTGCGCTGCTGAGGAGCATGCCGGGCGCCGGCAGCCTGGGCAGCGGCAGCCGACGGCATCGAGGACAGTGGCAGTCAGGTCACCCAGGTGCTCGGCATGGTCACCCTCGCGACGTAGGACTGGTTCGACACTTTCGATCCTGAGCAGGCCCGAAACCCCGCCCGCGGTTTCCGCCACGAGTGACCAGGCACCGGCAACGGCCACTCCCGGGCACGGCCCACCCCTGCTACCACCCTGCTACCATGAGGTGTGACCACGAGGAAGCAGACGCAGGTCCGGCTGGACGAGGACGTACTGGAGGCCGGCAAAGCCGCCGCGCGCTCCCGTTCGCTGGACTTCAACAAGTACGTGGAACGGCTCATCATCGAGGACACCACCGGCGCCCGCGCCGCCGGCATGGCGGCCGCCCAGCGGCTCATCGATGAGCACGGCACATTCCTCGACGACCTGGAGCAGCAGCTCGACGCCCCGTACGCCCAGCAGCAGCCGGGCGCTGCCGCGTGATCCTGCACGTCGACGAATCCTGGATCCTCGAAGTGGCGGAGCGGGCCGGGCACCGCGATCCGGCCGCCGACGACTACGGTGTGCCCATCGCCGCCGTCGCCCGCCACCGTGGCGAACTCCTCGACACTCCCGTCTACGGCGGAGCCTTCGCCCGCGCCGCCGCCCTGGTACACACCCTGGGCCGCTGCCGGTGGCTGGAGCGCTCCAACCTCACCGTTGCCTGTGCCGTCGCCGTCATGTATCTCGAGGCCAGCAACATCCCCGTCAACCCCACCCGCGAACAGCTCACCGCACTCGCCTACGAGCTGAGCAACCCCCGCTGTACCGCCGACCGGATCGCCTCCTTCCTGCGCACCTGGAAACCCTGATCCCGAACCGGGCGGGGATCGCCTCCGGCCACGCCGGCTCTCGGCCTGGTGGTCATGGAGCCTGGAGTCCTTCCAGTAGCTGTTTCGGGGTCCTCGGGCTTGTCCTCGCCCTCGATCCCGCGGCCCGCCGTCGCCGACCGTCTGTGATGCCAACGTCGTTGGTGGCGCGATGAGTTGGGGCGAAAGGTGGGGTTTCGTGCAGGGTGAAGACGGCAGATTCAGACGGCGGTTCGGGGAGGT
Encoded proteins:
- a CDS encoding M20/M25/M40 family metallo-hydrolase, producing MLADLEELVLCESFSADHAAVARSAEVVGALGARLLGAEPESIMIDGVTHLRWAFGSPRVLLVGHHDTVWPMGSLRTHPWSVADGIARGPGVLDMKAGLVQMFHALASLPSLEGVGVLVNGDEEVGSPTSRQLIEESARGCAAAFVLEAAADERGALKTARKGTSRYEVVVHGRSAHAGLEPQKGVNAAVEAAHQVLSIAELGASTETVVTFAADGGAGSLPSGVTVTPTLLSAGSSRNTVPALARLSVDVRVPTAVAQDRIDELMHALTARLPGARLEVLGGRQRPPMEPESSAELFTLASRLATELGQEPPRGIAVGGASDGNHTAAAGCPTLDGLGAVGGGAHADTEHVEVAWMVPRARLLAQLVARTRG
- a CDS encoding fic family toxin-antitoxin system, toxin component, which produces MILHVDESWILEVAERAGHRDPAADDYGVPIAAVARHRGELLDTPVYGGAFARAAALVHTLGRCRWLERSNLTVACAVAVMYLEASNIPVNPTREQLTALAYELSNPRCTADRIASFLRTWKP